The Symphalangus syndactylus isolate Jambi chromosome 1, NHGRI_mSymSyn1-v2.1_pri, whole genome shotgun sequence DNA segment GTCTAAATAAATCACAGGCTCCTCCCAAGATTTGGAAAATTGAGCTCATCTTTTtctatcttcagaaaaaaaaatctagttaaaTTGTTCAATGGTTAAGTTAGATATTATCTGATATGGAGATAAGTTTGTGAGATATAAACAATATTCTGTCCACCCCTCCTTAGTTAAGCTAAGAGCTATTAGCTTTATTATTTGCTAAATGTCACTTAGCATTTGATAAATGTAGCATTTACAGTGCATTCTCCGAGGACTGGAAACAGTATTGCAGAACACCAGAACCTCTTTTCCCCTTGAAGTAACACACTATCTCagtatataaattacccagtaccCAAGGTAATGGAGAAGAAAACCTAAGGAAGTTTGACATTTATTTTGGAATTGTGATAAAGTAATTGAGACTGTTGAAATTTAACACTACCTTGAGGTCTTCCTACACTTGCATGTCACTCATTAGTGCAAACTCACTTTTGCTTTATAGAAGAGCCCAATATATTAATCTACAGCCTTAAAGTGAGTTACTGGTTTAATGCAGATCCAATCTGAGAATAAATTAGGCCCTTTTAAAGTGTATTGCAGAATGTCGCGCTAATGGTAGTTGATGACGTACATTCACTCTTTGCCAAGTTGTAGGTACAAATGTGATATGATTACATCCAGAACAAGAGCCTGAATTTAAGTAAGGCTTTTAGAGCTGAAGATCATAGAGATTATATCATCCACCAGAGGCCCAGAGGGATTAAATGATTTGTCTaaggttatatatataataggtgGATATCCCAGATTTCAGACTAGACTTTCTTGAACTCAAGTTCAAGGAAGGTCCATTCTTCTACAGTATGCATTCAGCAGCATATTATAATGGTAACAATAATTACAATAACCCCCATTTATTGAATACATCCTGTGGGCCAAGGGTTCTGGTAAACTCCACACATATAAACCCTCCTCTGACCCTGACCCTGTTCTATTCCTCTCGTAGCTCCATGAGGTATGTCTGgttctcttcattttacagaaagaTGACTGAGACTCAGAGTTTGTGACTTGtacaaggccacacagctaggagATGCCAACAGCTGGGTCCAATCTCGGCTCTGAATCTGCATTCTTTCTACAGGACTAGCTGCTGTAGGAGACCAAAATGACCACATCTTGTCTCCTTGTCTTGAAAATGAACTAATTCACTTTTAATGACATCAGGTGTAAACAATCTACCGAATTATTAAAACATTATCTTTTTGTCTATGTAGGCCATGGATTCAAGACCATTAACTTATAATCAGTGATATCCAAGAGGATGGGAAGGGAATATTAAGCTTGGTGTTCTGCAAATTAATACTTGGAGGTAAATGAGAAGTATCATAGGCATATTACTATTTACTTAACGTTTCATTCTATTTGAAAGAGAAGTTCCCAGATGTTAACTACTACCCTACATTTTAAGCTTAAAAATACGCTGGACATGTGACAATGGTGCTGAGTACTTTGGGGGAAGATCACAACAGTCCCGGTAGCAGTGTCACAGCAAAATATTTCAGAGGTACCAGATGAGCTAGCTCCAAGGCAAATGAGGCAATATTATGTTTAACTGTTCGGAaacttcttttattaaaaaagatttaaagtaTTAATGCTATTTTCAATACAGGTGTGATAACACTCAATAAAGCATAGTGTACTTGATATAAATTTCGGAATGTAACAGTCCATCTAGTTCCTGGCCCCCTCCAGTCTCCACCACATACCCTAGTAGCAAAACGTACACACCCgtttaaaaatgaagaagcttTTGGGCATTGGGCGAGCACAGTGGGGTGGGACAAGGAAAGTGCACTTTCCTGAATTATTCATGCTTTTGGCTTTGACTTCAGTTGGTAACATCAATTCTAAGAGAACTGAGACAAACTCTTCTATGTTCcgcaaagggagggagaaaaaagccTGCCATTCGCAAGCAGCTATGGGCAAAACCAGCGCAGAGTACAGGGGTCGGGAAATtagggattaaaaaaaatttggagtAAAGTGCACAGTTACtgtcaaaaatatattattttgatcctaagaaaattaaaagattttatcTAATGGACTAGATTGCTGACCTTTTAATACATTTGGTTTTCATTGAACATACAATCACCATCGGACTTAAAAAGACtagtttgcttaaaaaaaaatccttggagTTATCTACAGGAATCTTGTGGACGCAATTCAAGGATAACATTCTGCAGCTCTTTGGATATTGAATGGTGTCCTCGGATCAGTCCACAAAAGAAACAGGGACCTGTTAATGCACTGATTCAAGTGGGCGtttctcccattttctctttcctcctcccccacccacccctttCTCTAAATGCCTGTGCTTTCCAGTTCTTCTTCTACCCCTATGGCATGAGACCTGGAAATCATGATGAGTTTCTCCTTGTTTGTAAACTGCCTCTGCACCGGCTGAGGTTGCTCGGCCGTGGGTGGCTCCTGGCTGGCACCCTCCGACGAGCTCTGCTCCGCACACGGAACGGGGGTGGCCACAGAGTCTCGCGTTTGACCAGCTACTGCGTCCAAGACCGACTCGGAGGAGGTGCCGGCCTCCCGCAGGGGTGTGTAGCCCTTATTGCTGCTGGATGGGTCATCCGACTGGGAGCTCCCGGAGTCCCGCCTGGTGGGGGGCGAGCCCTCGAGCCGCAGGGGTGGCAAGGGGGAGGCGGCTTTGGCCACAGGGCTGGAGTCCGGGTCCGCACTCCCCGGGGAGGGCGGGGGCTCGGGGGACCGCGGCTCCCGGTAGTCCGGGAGCCCGCTCATGCTGCGGCGCCGCAAGGCCGCGTACCTGCCGGTCCTGGGCAGGCGGCCGCCCTGCCCCCTGGCGGCGCGCTCCGCTACCGCGCCCTCGGGCTCCTCCAGCTCCTGGCGCGCCCCGCGCATGCTGCCCTCTGCTCCGCGGAGGTTGGTCATGCTCAGGTTGAGCTCGCCCCTCGGGATCTCCAGAGAGCCGCGTTCCCCCGGAGGCCTCTGCCAGCTGCAGCTCGCGCCCTCCACGTCCCGGTCCCTATCGCGGTCCCCTTGCAGGGGCAGCAGCGCGAAGGCGCTCAGCGAGGAGTCCACGAAGGAACTGGCGGTGCTCTGGCGCCCCCAGCTCTCGGGTGGGCTGCAGGGCGCCGGACTGCTGCAGCTGCTAGCGGCTGCGGCGGCGGTGGCAGCGGCGGCCCGGCGACGGCCTGCCACGCCCGAGCGCTCGCGGTAGACGCTGTACACGGCCTCGGCCAGGCTCGGGGGCTCCTGCGTACAGCGCGGGGAAGAGGCCAGGTCCGGCGGGGACGCGGCGCTCCGAGGGCGGCCGCCGCTCAGCGCCGCGGGGTGAAGGGGCCACGAGCCCTTGGCCAGCATCGCCGCCGCTCCGAAGGCGTCCCCGGCGCCACCGCAGCTCCCGGGCTTCAGCTCCAGGCCCCGCGACTGCACGTAGCTGAGGAAGCCATTGAGCGGGATGGCCCCGGGGGGCGCCGCGGCGGGGGCCGACGACGACGAGGAGGCGGCTGCAGCCGCGGCGGCGGCCGCGGCCGCCGCCAGGTCTTTGGCGCGGAGGCTGTGCACGTCGATGACGGTGGAGTAGAGGTCCCGCAGGTTGATGATTTTGGTCTTCTTGTCCCGGTTCTCGTGGAGGACCGCGTTTGCGCAGATGAACAGGAAGATGCCGATGCCCATGATGAGGGGCCCGAAGACCTTGAGCTTGTCAGAGTGCAGATAGCCAGAGAAGATGCGGAAGAAGAAGCCCACCGAcgtggaggaggaagaaggggaggcgGCTCGCGCTGGAGGCATGCTCCTGGGCGCGCCCGCGGAACTGGAGTTGACTTGCCCTGGAGCCCTAGGGTGGCTCCTGGACCGGTTTTTgttgccactgctgctgctgttggcCGTGGTTGGGACGCGGTGGCTGCTCCCCGCAGGCGGCAGCTG contains these protein-coding regions:
- the TMEM200C gene encoding transmembrane protein 200C, with product MIATGGLLRISARKQDPLRPPSQIPKRKRKAKKRRKNDVVVVKGKLKLCSISGLIALCGILVLLVGIAMAVVGYWPKATGANREGGKQLPPAGSSHRVPTTANSSSSGNKNRSRSHPRAPGQVNSSSAGAPRSMPPARAASPSSSSTSVGFFFRIFSGYLHSDKLKVFGPLIMGIGIFLFICANAVLHENRDKKTKIINLRDLYSTVIDVHSLRAKDLAAAAAAAAAAAASSSSSAPAAAPPGAIPLNGFLSYVQSRGLELKPGSCGGAGDAFGAAAMLAKGSWPLHPAALSGGRPRSAASPPDLASSPRCTQEPPSLAEAVYSVYRERSGVAGRRRAAAATAAAAASSCSSPAPCSPPESWGRQSTASSFVDSSLSAFALLPLQGDRDRDRDVEGASCSWQRPPGERGSLEIPRGELNLSMTNLRGAEGSMRGARQELEEPEGAVAERAARGQGGRLPRTGRYAALRRRSMSGLPDYREPRSPEPPPSPGSADPDSSPVAKAASPLPPLRLEGSPPTRRDSGSSQSDDPSSSNKGYTPLREAGTSSESVLDAVAGQTRDSVATPVPCAEQSSSEGASQEPPTAEQPQPVQRQFTNKEKLIMISRSHAIGVEEELESTGI